One region of Faecalibacter bovis genomic DNA includes:
- a CDS encoding YggS family pyridoxal phosphate-dependent enzyme, whose translation MSIKENLNQINQSIPEHVTLVAVSKTKPVVDLQEAYDAGIRDFGENKIQEMCDKYEILPKDIRWHMIGHVQTNKVKYMAPFVHLIHGVDSLKLLKEINKQAEKNNRVIDVLLQVFIADEETKFGLDAEELNEILSNEIENLPNIKVVGLMGMATFTEDENQIRSEFKTLKQLFDHHQPNHPELKIISMGMSGDYQIAIEEGSTMVRIGSSIFGHRNYTI comes from the coding sequence ATGAGCATTAAAGAAAATTTAAACCAAATCAATCAATCAATTCCTGAACATGTTACTTTAGTTGCAGTTTCCAAAACTAAACCAGTTGTGGATTTGCAAGAAGCGTACGATGCTGGAATTCGTGATTTTGGTGAAAATAAAATCCAAGAAATGTGCGATAAATACGAAATTTTACCAAAAGATATTCGTTGGCACATGATTGGACATGTACAAACCAATAAGGTAAAATACATGGCGCCTTTTGTACATCTAATTCACGGTGTTGATAGTTTGAAGTTATTAAAAGAAATTAATAAACAAGCTGAAAAAAATAATCGTGTAATTGATGTTTTATTACAAGTTTTTATAGCAGATGAAGAAACTAAATTTGGATTGGATGCTGAAGAGTTAAATGAAATTTTATCTAACGAAATTGAGAATTTACCAAATATAAAAGTTGTCGGATTAATGGGAATGGCAACATTTACAGAAGATGAAAATCAAATTCGATCAGAGTTTAAAACCTTAAAACAACTTTTTGATCATCATCAACCAAATCATCCTGAATTGAAAATTATTTCGATGGGAATGAGCGGAGATTATCAAATTGCAATAGAAGAAGGAAGTACCATGGTACGAATCGGAAGTTCAATTTTCGGACATCGAAATTATACTATTTAA
- a CDS encoding outer membrane beta-barrel family protein, producing the protein MKKIGISLLFYFTSIVAYGQQEVKGTLIFGDNTPISFAEILILDGENLIQDSSSNEEGYFSTTLNDGKYTIRIEQYGILLHTQEVSVNGGNLGIILVPISDNITLTETVVTGQKKLIEKKVDRLIFNPDQAEGAKGGNALDALKLAPRIKIDENTDAVSIVGKGAVSILINDRLMQMEPAQLSNYLKTIRTEDIDKIEIITSPPAKFDASGNSGVINIVLKNSKQDSFNGSLSTALSHANYTGVNYNGNVNYRKGKWTLSARGFTGDNESGQGNTNTVLYTANRWESERYNHSKNKYLGAGLGIDYNISETLITGFNLDYSIGEGQNLSQATDYIYDLPSNDLNRYLTTDHSGTQWDWRYVGFNYHVIKKFNTEGKKLTFDFDYSNNNSDADNLATSNEFYPNHLPIENKFQSNLTENNYQSDRFNFSLDMEHPINSWKMNYGTRIRIGKDETKNKRFTKTDADFIEEDEYKYHFKYDENIYAFFYDVEKQISEKWSAKAGLRYEHAKIKAFSDKENISYTKTNNDLFPTAYIMYQATENHSFSVNYSRRINRPTMWHLNPLLIKLNDYYYQTGNPDVLPSYSNNFEFEHAYKDMFVSSIYMSLTNDIVGQISEHNPSNQVMIAKPFNFAKSTSIGFSETVNIKPIKWWKINLTADIYYIKTVGKIPSMKYTLDGINGDFSFTNNFELNKAKTLFANYNYSYSSKGTDSDLDTYNDYLQHNAGIRAMLFNKKLQLSFNVNNIFENHRPTYTSRTNDVYSSWTNESVRTFRFSIAYNFGKQFNIEKSKSNQEQSAAGGN; encoded by the coding sequence ATGAAAAAAATAGGTATTTCCTTACTTTTTTACTTTACATCTATTGTGGCTTATGGTCAACAAGAGGTTAAGGGTACGCTTATTTTTGGGGATAATACTCCTATATCTTTTGCTGAAATTTTAATTTTAGATGGTGAAAATTTAATACAAGATTCGAGTTCTAACGAAGAAGGTTATTTTTCGACAACTTTAAATGATGGAAAATACACGATTCGAATAGAACAATATGGTATTTTATTACATACACAAGAAGTTAGCGTAAATGGTGGAAATTTAGGAATAATATTAGTTCCTATTAGCGACAACATTACTTTAACTGAAACAGTTGTTACTGGTCAAAAAAAATTAATTGAAAAGAAAGTAGATCGATTAATATTTAATCCAGATCAAGCGGAAGGCGCTAAAGGCGGCAATGCATTAGATGCCCTAAAACTTGCACCACGCATAAAAATCGACGAAAATACTGATGCCGTTTCTATTGTAGGAAAAGGAGCTGTTTCAATTTTGATTAATGATCGATTGATGCAAATGGAACCTGCACAATTATCAAATTATCTAAAAACTATTCGTACTGAAGATATTGATAAAATCGAAATTATTACAAGTCCTCCTGCAAAATTTGATGCTTCTGGTAATAGTGGCGTGATCAATATTGTACTTAAAAATTCGAAACAAGATAGTTTTAACGGTAGTTTATCAACTGCTTTGAGCCATGCGAATTATACAGGCGTTAATTACAACGGAAATGTTAATTACAGAAAAGGTAAATGGACATTATCGGCGCGTGGTTTTACAGGCGATAACGAATCTGGTCAAGGAAATACAAATACCGTTTTATATACAGCCAATAGATGGGAAAGCGAAAGATACAACCATTCTAAAAACAAGTATCTTGGCGCTGGACTTGGCATTGATTATAATATATCTGAAACTTTAATCACAGGTTTTAACTTAGATTATTCAATCGGTGAAGGTCAAAATTTATCACAAGCGACAGATTATATTTATGATTTGCCTTCTAATGATTTAAACAGATATTTAACAACAGATCATTCCGGAACGCAATGGGATTGGCGTTATGTTGGTTTTAATTATCATGTAATTAAAAAATTTAACACAGAAGGTAAAAAATTAACGTTCGATTTTGATTATTCTAACAATAATTCTGATGCGGATAATTTAGCAACATCAAATGAATTTTATCCAAATCACTTACCTATTGAAAATAAATTTCAAAGTAATTTAACTGAGAATAATTATCAATCAGATCGTTTTAACTTCAGTTTAGATATGGAGCATCCGATTAATTCATGGAAAATGAATTACGGAACTCGTATAAGAATTGGAAAAGACGAAACAAAAAATAAACGTTTTACTAAAACGGATGCTGATTTTATCGAAGAAGATGAATACAAATATCACTTCAAATACGATGAAAACATCTATGCTTTTTTCTATGATGTTGAAAAGCAAATTTCTGAAAAATGGAGTGCTAAAGCTGGATTACGTTATGAACATGCTAAAATAAAAGCATTTTCGGACAAGGAAAATATAAGTTATACCAAAACTAATAACGATTTATTTCCTACAGCGTACATTATGTATCAAGCAACAGAAAATCATTCGTTTAGTGTTAATTATTCAAGAAGAATTAATCGCCCTACCATGTGGCATCTGAATCCGCTATTGATTAAGTTAAACGATTATTATTATCAAACTGGAAATCCTGATGTTTTACCATCGTATTCTAATAACTTTGAGTTTGAACATGCGTACAAAGATATGTTTGTTTCGAGTATCTATATGAGTTTGACTAATGATATTGTAGGACAGATTTCTGAACACAATCCATCAAATCAAGTCATGATTGCTAAACCATTTAATTTTGCAAAATCGACAAGTATTGGATTTAGTGAAACTGTAAATATTAAACCTATCAAATGGTGGAAAATTAATTTAACAGCAGATATTTATTACATCAAAACAGTCGGGAAAATTCCGAGTATGAAGTATACTTTAGATGGAATTAATGGTGATTTTTCTTTTACGAATAATTTTGAATTGAATAAAGCTAAAACACTTTTTGCAAATTACAATTACTCTTATAGCTCAAAAGGAACTGATTCTGATTTAGACACGTATAACGATTATTTACAGCATAACGCAGGAATTCGAGCAATGTTATTTAATAAAAAATTACAATTATCGTTTAATGTAAATAACATTTTCGAGAATCATCGACCAACTTATACATCTAGAACGAATGATGTATATTCGTCATGGACAAATGAATCTGTACGAACTTTTCGATTTAGTATTGCGTACAATTTTGGTAAACAATTTAATATAGAAAAATCAAAATCTAACCAAGAACAAAGTGCTGCTGGCGGAAATTGA